One region of Wyeomyia smithii strain HCP4-BCI-WySm-NY-G18 chromosome 3, ASM2978416v1, whole genome shotgun sequence genomic DNA includes:
- the LOC129729455 gene encoding tubulin monoglutamylase TTLL4 isoform X2: protein MACHANLSCVCTYITTKFATIMDFKQQHGQTQYPRNTSRLKQTNPTTSSAAPQKVMLRRRCRSESLPMASINETKSGKQRLQGHHHHLYNHPQHHLLKSKGDNPSLLVESVSLQNNGGRKALPAIGNNELLPSITINSVKENVMHNGHTRIVENALNAKDVYTSELDMYRKDRRYGYYIASEKQLESRFARNLESSFNPRNTVFDRNNRKLRARSESEPHEIYTSSTSGSSLSGRTTPSFSNREQVRDLCLKRTRDTISPTLEGDETLECVASSVPLKDSPPSKMFNAVDVSRLDEALVNVNATQQQRSKGSKAISTANGVRTTKTVRSRTGAPVNKYKSSLKSAPTTVSAIVASGGLVAGLIGRKSVSPPLLKPLAGSTSPTPSGISTGTSGGESVHTQDLDTETIGHSDAGDDEDLDDECGAEDDDLEDELIEDDELLNGSITDSEDNYQTHLAAYQARAKSNSTSPSPSLVKGPVTSIGCVQGGCPIEGPLAPSLFPHVPPYITFSTHEEKGPPMPPAIHKVLKWKMTLITPIIVRKVLINSGFRLLKKTNDWVGIWGKHMKSPCFKTLRSYQKFNHLPGSFQIGRKDRVWRNLQSQMNRHGKKEFGFMPRTYIIPQDLKMLRQMWPRYSQRNCKWIIKPPASARGTGIKVVNRWSQIPKRKPLIVQRYVERPLLINGSKFDLRLYVLVTSINPLRVYMHTDGLARFASVKYSEKSDTLSDRYMHLTNYSINKLSNNYSANEDADACQGHKWTIKSLWSYFTEQGIDTDRLWGALRNLVLRTILAGEGPIHAMSKLNVASKYNCYELFGIDVILDSELVPWLLEVNISPSLHSASTLDAHVKGPLVKALLNTVMYQVPPRIPLAEQKEILAEQGLEGPLCYDKRIYVSVLSKTERLKHNAFIQKDTTREEYLNAILEELTPDDVRCLMLTEDELARSAPLERILPAPNSHRYIGFTEHPRYYNRLLDAWEHRYCHNRAEGIALLQSLCEQKVHLQVPPSTLKKDSNNKQPDSTSNENGSQDSGIQSDPACSELQSQESCSAFHSQESIDHIPEAASTTSATLPTATATMQQQQPEEKQRTAADSMKLGDKIKLILDDALLLKQQHCGDTENAIIVEQ from the exons ATAACCACAAAATTTGCCACCATCATGGATTTCAAGCAGCAACATGGACAAACCCAGTACCCACGGAATACTTCCCGACTGAAGCAGACCAACCCGACGACATCTTCTGCTGCTCCCCAGAAAGTTATGCTACGAAGAAGATGTCGCAGCGAAAGTCTTCCGATGGCATCGATAAACGAAACCAAAAGCGGTAAACAGCGCCTCCAAGGTCACCACCATCATCTTTACAACCACCCCCAGCACCATCTACTCAAGTCAAAAGGAGATAATCCGTCTTTGCTAGTCGAGTCGGTCAGTCTGCAGAACAATGGTGGCCGAAAGGCTCTACCAGCGATAGGAAACAACGAATTACTGCCCAGTATCACAATCAACAGTGTGAAGGAAAACGTAATGCACAACGGTCACACTCGAATCGTCGAGAACGCTTTAAATGCCAAGGATGTGTACACAAGCGAGCTAGACATGTACCGGAAGGATCGCAGGTATGGCTACTATATTGCCAGCGAGAAGCAGCTTGAGTCTCGTTTCGCGCGTAACCTTGAAAGTTCATTTAACCCACGGAACACCGTTTTCGATCGAAACAATCGGAAACTGCGAGCCCGCAGTGAGTCCGAGCCGCATGAAATCTACACCAGCAGCACGTCAGGGTCGTCGCTCAGTGGCCGGACGACACCCAGCTTTAGTAATCGGGAACAAGTGCGAGAT CTTTGTCTGAAACGCACCCGCGACACTATCTCACCCACACTAGAGGGCGACGAAACACTGGAATGTGTAGCTTCGTCGGTGCCTCTGAAGGATTCCCCACcatcaaaaatgttcaatgcgGTCGACGTCAGCCGGCTGGATGAAGCCTTAGTCAATGTAAATGCTACCCAGCAACAGCGTTCGAAAGGATCTAAAGCAATCTCCACGGCAAATGGAGTCCGCACAACAAAAACTGTACGCTCACGTACAGGAGCCCCAGTTAACAAATACAAATCGAGCCTTAAATCCGCACCGACCACTGTGTCGGCTATCGTTGCTTCAGGTGGATTGGTCGCCGGACTGATTGGACGTAAATCGGTGTCGCCTCCACTGCTTAAACCATTAGCCGGCTCCACTTCTCCTACACCGTCCGGGATATCGACAGGAACCAGCGGTGGTGAGTCCGTTCATACACAAGACCTAGACACGGAAACGATTGGCCATTCGGACGCAGGAGACGATGAAGACCTGGACGATGAATGTGGTGCAGAAGATGACGATCTGGAGGACGAATTGATCGAAGATGATGAATTACTGAATGGATCGATTACAGACTCGGAAGATAACTATCAAACTCACCTAGCAGCATACCAAGCAAGGGCGAAATCAAACTCCACCTCACCGTCGCCATCGCTAGTCAAAGGACCAGTGACATCCATCGGTTGCGTGCAAGGAGGCTGCCCGATTGAAGGACCCTTAGCACCTAGTCTATTTCCACATGTTCCACCTTACATTACATTTTCAACACACGAAGAGAAAGGTCCTCCAATGCCACCGGCCATTCATAAAGTGCTCAAGTGGAAGATGACACTCATAACTCCGATCATCGTGCGGAAGGTGTTGATCAATAGCGGTTTTCGATTGCTTAAAA AAACAAACGATTGGGTCGGTATCTGGGGTAAACACATGAAAAGTCCTTGCTTTAAAACTTTGCGCTCCTATCAgaaattcaatcacctacccgGAAGCTTTCAGATCGGTCGAAAGGACCGCGTTTGGCGAAATTTGCAGTCACAGATGAATCGGCATGGTAAGAAAGAGTTTGGATTTATGCCCCGAACCTACATTATACCCCAAGACCTGAAAATGCTCCGCCAAATGTGGCCCCGCTACAGTCAACGAAACTGCAAGTGGATTATCAAGCCGCCGGCCTCGGCGAGAGGCACCGGCATCAAGGTCGTTAACCGCTGGTCGCAGATACCCAAGCGGAAGCCACTGATTGTGCAGCGTTACGTCGAGCGACCACTGCTAATCAACGGCAGCAAATTCGATCTTCGTTTGTACGTTCTGGTGACATCGATCAACCCCCTGCGCGTGTATATGCATACGGATGGACTGGCTCGATTTGCTTCTGTGAAATATAGTGAGAAATCAGACACCCTCAGCGATCGATATATGCATTTAACCAACTACAGTATTAATAAGCTGTCAAACAACTACAGTGCGAATGAAGATGCAGATGCCTGTCAGGGTCATAAATGGACTATCAAATCACTGTGGTCGTATTTTACCGAGCAGGGTATCGACACGGATCGCCTATGGGGAGCATTAAGGAATCTAGTCCTACGGACGATACTTGCAGGCGAAGGACCCATCCATGCTATGTCTAAACTGAATGTTGCCAGCAAATACAACTGTTACGAGCTCTTTGGCATAGACGTGAtactcgattcggaacttgTTCCGTGGCTGCTGGAAGTAAATATATCACCCTCATTGCATTCCGCTTCGACACTGGATGCACATGTTAAAGGACCACTAGTGAAAGCGTTGCTAAACACGGTTATGTATCAG GTTCCTCCGAGAATACCTCTTGCTGAGCAGAAAGAAATTCTAGCAGAACAAGGCCTAGAAGGTCCGCTGTGTTACGACAAACGGATATACGTATCAGTCTTATCGAAAACCGAACGCTTGAAACATAACGCGTTCATTCAGAAAGATACAACAAGGGAAGAG TACCTCAACGCAATCCTAGAAGAACTGACCCCAGACGATGTACGCTGTTTGATGCTCACCGAAGATGAACTCGCCAGAAGTGCCCCACTGGAACGTATCCTTCCAGCGCCCAATAGCCACCGGTATATTGGATTTACCGAACATCCTAGATATTATAATCGCTTGCTGGACGCCTGGGAGCATCGCTACTGTCACAATCGTGCCGAAGGAATCGCCTTGCTGCAGTCACTTTGCGAACAAAAAGTCCATCTACAGGTACCGCCGAGCACGCTGAAAAAG GACTCCAACAATAAACAACCAGACAGTACAAGTAACGAGAACGGTTCTCAGGATAGTGGCATCCAGTCAGACCCGGCTTGCTCCGAATTACAATCCCAAGAGTCCTGTTCTGCGTTTCATTCGCAAGAGTCAATCGATCATATTCCTGAAGCCGCCAGTACTACCAGTGCAACGCTACCTACGGCGACGGCAACAATGCAACAGCAGCAACCGGAAGAGAAGCAGAGAACCGCCGCGGATAGTATGAAGCTTGGTGACAAAATCAAGCTTATTCTAGACGATGCACTTCTGCTGAAGCAACAGCACTGTGGTGATACCGAAAATGCcattatagtagagcagtaa
- the LOC129729455 gene encoding tubulin monoglutamylase TTLL4 isoform X4 produces the protein MKRSAILKIIFTLLYICYDCFKYITTKFATIMDFKQQHGQTQYPRNTSRLKQTNPTTSSAAPQKVMLRRRCRSESLPMASINETKSGKQRLQGHHHHLYNHPQHHLLKSKGDNPSLLVESVSLQNNGGRKALPAIGNNELLPSITINSVKENVMHNGHTRIVENALNAKDVYTSELDMYRKDRRYGYYIASEKQLESRFARNLESSFNPRNTVFDRNNRKLRARSESEPHEIYTSSTSGSSLSGRTTPSFSNREQVRDLCLKRTRDTISPTLEGDETLECVASSVPLKDSPPSKMFNAVDVSRLDEALVNVNATQQQRSKGSKAISTANGVRTTKTVRSRTGAPVNKYKSSLKSAPTTVSAIVASGGLVAGLIGRKSVSPPLLKPLAGSTSPTPSGISTGTSGGESVHTQDLDTETIGHSDAGDDEDLDDECGAEDDDLEDELIEDDELLNGSITDSEDNYQTHLAAYQARAKSNSTSPSPSLVKGPVTSIGCVQGGCPIEGPLAPSLFPHVPPYITFSTHEEKGPPMPPAIHKVLKWKMTLITPIIVRKVLINSGFRLLKKTNDWVGIWGKHMKSPCFKTLRSYQKFNHLPGSFQIGRKDRVWRNLQSQMNRHGKKEFGFMPRTYIIPQDLKMLRQMWPRYSQRNCKWIIKPPASARGTGIKVVNRWSQIPKRKPLIVQRYVERPLLINGSKFDLRLYVLVTSINPLRVYMHTDGLARFASVKYSEKSDTLSDRYMHLTNYSINKLSNNYSANEDADACQGHKWTIKSLWSYFTEQGIDTDRLWGALRNLVLRTILAGEGPIHAMSKLNVASKYNCYELFGIDVILDSELVPWLLEVNISPSLHSASTLDAHVKGPLVKALLNTVMYQVPPRIPLAEQKEILAEQGLEGPLCYDKRIYVSVLSKTERLKHNAFIQKDTTREEYLNAILEELTPDDVRCLMLTEDELARSAPLERILPAPNSHRYIGFTEHPRYYNRLLDAWEHRYCHNRAEGIALLQSLCEQKVHLQVPPSTLKKEFWEAFRAAYWRCRTIQGRLQQ, from the exons ATGAAACGATCAGCAAttcttaaaataatttttacgTTGTTATATATTTGCTACGACTGTTTCAAATAT ATAACCACAAAATTTGCCACCATCATGGATTTCAAGCAGCAACATGGACAAACCCAGTACCCACGGAATACTTCCCGACTGAAGCAGACCAACCCGACGACATCTTCTGCTGCTCCCCAGAAAGTTATGCTACGAAGAAGATGTCGCAGCGAAAGTCTTCCGATGGCATCGATAAACGAAACCAAAAGCGGTAAACAGCGCCTCCAAGGTCACCACCATCATCTTTACAACCACCCCCAGCACCATCTACTCAAGTCAAAAGGAGATAATCCGTCTTTGCTAGTCGAGTCGGTCAGTCTGCAGAACAATGGTGGCCGAAAGGCTCTACCAGCGATAGGAAACAACGAATTACTGCCCAGTATCACAATCAACAGTGTGAAGGAAAACGTAATGCACAACGGTCACACTCGAATCGTCGAGAACGCTTTAAATGCCAAGGATGTGTACACAAGCGAGCTAGACATGTACCGGAAGGATCGCAGGTATGGCTACTATATTGCCAGCGAGAAGCAGCTTGAGTCTCGTTTCGCGCGTAACCTTGAAAGTTCATTTAACCCACGGAACACCGTTTTCGATCGAAACAATCGGAAACTGCGAGCCCGCAGTGAGTCCGAGCCGCATGAAATCTACACCAGCAGCACGTCAGGGTCGTCGCTCAGTGGCCGGACGACACCCAGCTTTAGTAATCGGGAACAAGTGCGAGAT CTTTGTCTGAAACGCACCCGCGACACTATCTCACCCACACTAGAGGGCGACGAAACACTGGAATGTGTAGCTTCGTCGGTGCCTCTGAAGGATTCCCCACcatcaaaaatgttcaatgcgGTCGACGTCAGCCGGCTGGATGAAGCCTTAGTCAATGTAAATGCTACCCAGCAACAGCGTTCGAAAGGATCTAAAGCAATCTCCACGGCAAATGGAGTCCGCACAACAAAAACTGTACGCTCACGTACAGGAGCCCCAGTTAACAAATACAAATCGAGCCTTAAATCCGCACCGACCACTGTGTCGGCTATCGTTGCTTCAGGTGGATTGGTCGCCGGACTGATTGGACGTAAATCGGTGTCGCCTCCACTGCTTAAACCATTAGCCGGCTCCACTTCTCCTACACCGTCCGGGATATCGACAGGAACCAGCGGTGGTGAGTCCGTTCATACACAAGACCTAGACACGGAAACGATTGGCCATTCGGACGCAGGAGACGATGAAGACCTGGACGATGAATGTGGTGCAGAAGATGACGATCTGGAGGACGAATTGATCGAAGATGATGAATTACTGAATGGATCGATTACAGACTCGGAAGATAACTATCAAACTCACCTAGCAGCATACCAAGCAAGGGCGAAATCAAACTCCACCTCACCGTCGCCATCGCTAGTCAAAGGACCAGTGACATCCATCGGTTGCGTGCAAGGAGGCTGCCCGATTGAAGGACCCTTAGCACCTAGTCTATTTCCACATGTTCCACCTTACATTACATTTTCAACACACGAAGAGAAAGGTCCTCCAATGCCACCGGCCATTCATAAAGTGCTCAAGTGGAAGATGACACTCATAACTCCGATCATCGTGCGGAAGGTGTTGATCAATAGCGGTTTTCGATTGCTTAAAA AAACAAACGATTGGGTCGGTATCTGGGGTAAACACATGAAAAGTCCTTGCTTTAAAACTTTGCGCTCCTATCAgaaattcaatcacctacccgGAAGCTTTCAGATCGGTCGAAAGGACCGCGTTTGGCGAAATTTGCAGTCACAGATGAATCGGCATGGTAAGAAAGAGTTTGGATTTATGCCCCGAACCTACATTATACCCCAAGACCTGAAAATGCTCCGCCAAATGTGGCCCCGCTACAGTCAACGAAACTGCAAGTGGATTATCAAGCCGCCGGCCTCGGCGAGAGGCACCGGCATCAAGGTCGTTAACCGCTGGTCGCAGATACCCAAGCGGAAGCCACTGATTGTGCAGCGTTACGTCGAGCGACCACTGCTAATCAACGGCAGCAAATTCGATCTTCGTTTGTACGTTCTGGTGACATCGATCAACCCCCTGCGCGTGTATATGCATACGGATGGACTGGCTCGATTTGCTTCTGTGAAATATAGTGAGAAATCAGACACCCTCAGCGATCGATATATGCATTTAACCAACTACAGTATTAATAAGCTGTCAAACAACTACAGTGCGAATGAAGATGCAGATGCCTGTCAGGGTCATAAATGGACTATCAAATCACTGTGGTCGTATTTTACCGAGCAGGGTATCGACACGGATCGCCTATGGGGAGCATTAAGGAATCTAGTCCTACGGACGATACTTGCAGGCGAAGGACCCATCCATGCTATGTCTAAACTGAATGTTGCCAGCAAATACAACTGTTACGAGCTCTTTGGCATAGACGTGAtactcgattcggaacttgTTCCGTGGCTGCTGGAAGTAAATATATCACCCTCATTGCATTCCGCTTCGACACTGGATGCACATGTTAAAGGACCACTAGTGAAAGCGTTGCTAAACACGGTTATGTATCAG GTTCCTCCGAGAATACCTCTTGCTGAGCAGAAAGAAATTCTAGCAGAACAAGGCCTAGAAGGTCCGCTGTGTTACGACAAACGGATATACGTATCAGTCTTATCGAAAACCGAACGCTTGAAACATAACGCGTTCATTCAGAAAGATACAACAAGGGAAGAG TACCTCAACGCAATCCTAGAAGAACTGACCCCAGACGATGTACGCTGTTTGATGCTCACCGAAGATGAACTCGCCAGAAGTGCCCCACTGGAACGTATCCTTCCAGCGCCCAATAGCCACCGGTATATTGGATTTACCGAACATCCTAGATATTATAATCGCTTGCTGGACGCCTGGGAGCATCGCTACTGTCACAATCGTGCCGAAGGAATCGCCTTGCTGCAGTCACTTTGCGAACAAAAAGTCCATCTACAGGTACCGCCGAGCACGCTGAAAAAG GAATTTTGGGAAGCCTTTCGAGCAGCGTACTGGCGCTGTCGAACGATACAGGGTC GACTCCAACAATAA
- the LOC129729455 gene encoding tubulin monoglutamylase TTLL4 isoform X1, with protein MKRSAILKIIFTLLYICYDCFKYITTKFATIMDFKQQHGQTQYPRNTSRLKQTNPTTSSAAPQKVMLRRRCRSESLPMASINETKSGKQRLQGHHHHLYNHPQHHLLKSKGDNPSLLVESVSLQNNGGRKALPAIGNNELLPSITINSVKENVMHNGHTRIVENALNAKDVYTSELDMYRKDRRYGYYIASEKQLESRFARNLESSFNPRNTVFDRNNRKLRARSESEPHEIYTSSTSGSSLSGRTTPSFSNREQVRDLCLKRTRDTISPTLEGDETLECVASSVPLKDSPPSKMFNAVDVSRLDEALVNVNATQQQRSKGSKAISTANGVRTTKTVRSRTGAPVNKYKSSLKSAPTTVSAIVASGGLVAGLIGRKSVSPPLLKPLAGSTSPTPSGISTGTSGGESVHTQDLDTETIGHSDAGDDEDLDDECGAEDDDLEDELIEDDELLNGSITDSEDNYQTHLAAYQARAKSNSTSPSPSLVKGPVTSIGCVQGGCPIEGPLAPSLFPHVPPYITFSTHEEKGPPMPPAIHKVLKWKMTLITPIIVRKVLINSGFRLLKKTNDWVGIWGKHMKSPCFKTLRSYQKFNHLPGSFQIGRKDRVWRNLQSQMNRHGKKEFGFMPRTYIIPQDLKMLRQMWPRYSQRNCKWIIKPPASARGTGIKVVNRWSQIPKRKPLIVQRYVERPLLINGSKFDLRLYVLVTSINPLRVYMHTDGLARFASVKYSEKSDTLSDRYMHLTNYSINKLSNNYSANEDADACQGHKWTIKSLWSYFTEQGIDTDRLWGALRNLVLRTILAGEGPIHAMSKLNVASKYNCYELFGIDVILDSELVPWLLEVNISPSLHSASTLDAHVKGPLVKALLNTVMYQVPPRIPLAEQKEILAEQGLEGPLCYDKRIYVSVLSKTERLKHNAFIQKDTTREEYLNAILEELTPDDVRCLMLTEDELARSAPLERILPAPNSHRYIGFTEHPRYYNRLLDAWEHRYCHNRAEGIALLQSLCEQKVHLQVPPSTLKKDSNNKQPDSTSNENGSQDSGIQSDPACSELQSQESCSAFHSQESIDHIPEAASTTSATLPTATATMQQQQPEEKQRTAADSMKLGDKIKLILDDALLLKQQHCGDTENAIIVEQ; from the exons ATGAAACGATCAGCAAttcttaaaataatttttacgTTGTTATATATTTGCTACGACTGTTTCAAATAT ATAACCACAAAATTTGCCACCATCATGGATTTCAAGCAGCAACATGGACAAACCCAGTACCCACGGAATACTTCCCGACTGAAGCAGACCAACCCGACGACATCTTCTGCTGCTCCCCAGAAAGTTATGCTACGAAGAAGATGTCGCAGCGAAAGTCTTCCGATGGCATCGATAAACGAAACCAAAAGCGGTAAACAGCGCCTCCAAGGTCACCACCATCATCTTTACAACCACCCCCAGCACCATCTACTCAAGTCAAAAGGAGATAATCCGTCTTTGCTAGTCGAGTCGGTCAGTCTGCAGAACAATGGTGGCCGAAAGGCTCTACCAGCGATAGGAAACAACGAATTACTGCCCAGTATCACAATCAACAGTGTGAAGGAAAACGTAATGCACAACGGTCACACTCGAATCGTCGAGAACGCTTTAAATGCCAAGGATGTGTACACAAGCGAGCTAGACATGTACCGGAAGGATCGCAGGTATGGCTACTATATTGCCAGCGAGAAGCAGCTTGAGTCTCGTTTCGCGCGTAACCTTGAAAGTTCATTTAACCCACGGAACACCGTTTTCGATCGAAACAATCGGAAACTGCGAGCCCGCAGTGAGTCCGAGCCGCATGAAATCTACACCAGCAGCACGTCAGGGTCGTCGCTCAGTGGCCGGACGACACCCAGCTTTAGTAATCGGGAACAAGTGCGAGAT CTTTGTCTGAAACGCACCCGCGACACTATCTCACCCACACTAGAGGGCGACGAAACACTGGAATGTGTAGCTTCGTCGGTGCCTCTGAAGGATTCCCCACcatcaaaaatgttcaatgcgGTCGACGTCAGCCGGCTGGATGAAGCCTTAGTCAATGTAAATGCTACCCAGCAACAGCGTTCGAAAGGATCTAAAGCAATCTCCACGGCAAATGGAGTCCGCACAACAAAAACTGTACGCTCACGTACAGGAGCCCCAGTTAACAAATACAAATCGAGCCTTAAATCCGCACCGACCACTGTGTCGGCTATCGTTGCTTCAGGTGGATTGGTCGCCGGACTGATTGGACGTAAATCGGTGTCGCCTCCACTGCTTAAACCATTAGCCGGCTCCACTTCTCCTACACCGTCCGGGATATCGACAGGAACCAGCGGTGGTGAGTCCGTTCATACACAAGACCTAGACACGGAAACGATTGGCCATTCGGACGCAGGAGACGATGAAGACCTGGACGATGAATGTGGTGCAGAAGATGACGATCTGGAGGACGAATTGATCGAAGATGATGAATTACTGAATGGATCGATTACAGACTCGGAAGATAACTATCAAACTCACCTAGCAGCATACCAAGCAAGGGCGAAATCAAACTCCACCTCACCGTCGCCATCGCTAGTCAAAGGACCAGTGACATCCATCGGTTGCGTGCAAGGAGGCTGCCCGATTGAAGGACCCTTAGCACCTAGTCTATTTCCACATGTTCCACCTTACATTACATTTTCAACACACGAAGAGAAAGGTCCTCCAATGCCACCGGCCATTCATAAAGTGCTCAAGTGGAAGATGACACTCATAACTCCGATCATCGTGCGGAAGGTGTTGATCAATAGCGGTTTTCGATTGCTTAAAA AAACAAACGATTGGGTCGGTATCTGGGGTAAACACATGAAAAGTCCTTGCTTTAAAACTTTGCGCTCCTATCAgaaattcaatcacctacccgGAAGCTTTCAGATCGGTCGAAAGGACCGCGTTTGGCGAAATTTGCAGTCACAGATGAATCGGCATGGTAAGAAAGAGTTTGGATTTATGCCCCGAACCTACATTATACCCCAAGACCTGAAAATGCTCCGCCAAATGTGGCCCCGCTACAGTCAACGAAACTGCAAGTGGATTATCAAGCCGCCGGCCTCGGCGAGAGGCACCGGCATCAAGGTCGTTAACCGCTGGTCGCAGATACCCAAGCGGAAGCCACTGATTGTGCAGCGTTACGTCGAGCGACCACTGCTAATCAACGGCAGCAAATTCGATCTTCGTTTGTACGTTCTGGTGACATCGATCAACCCCCTGCGCGTGTATATGCATACGGATGGACTGGCTCGATTTGCTTCTGTGAAATATAGTGAGAAATCAGACACCCTCAGCGATCGATATATGCATTTAACCAACTACAGTATTAATAAGCTGTCAAACAACTACAGTGCGAATGAAGATGCAGATGCCTGTCAGGGTCATAAATGGACTATCAAATCACTGTGGTCGTATTTTACCGAGCAGGGTATCGACACGGATCGCCTATGGGGAGCATTAAGGAATCTAGTCCTACGGACGATACTTGCAGGCGAAGGACCCATCCATGCTATGTCTAAACTGAATGTTGCCAGCAAATACAACTGTTACGAGCTCTTTGGCATAGACGTGAtactcgattcggaacttgTTCCGTGGCTGCTGGAAGTAAATATATCACCCTCATTGCATTCCGCTTCGACACTGGATGCACATGTTAAAGGACCACTAGTGAAAGCGTTGCTAAACACGGTTATGTATCAG GTTCCTCCGAGAATACCTCTTGCTGAGCAGAAAGAAATTCTAGCAGAACAAGGCCTAGAAGGTCCGCTGTGTTACGACAAACGGATATACGTATCAGTCTTATCGAAAACCGAACGCTTGAAACATAACGCGTTCATTCAGAAAGATACAACAAGGGAAGAG TACCTCAACGCAATCCTAGAAGAACTGACCCCAGACGATGTACGCTGTTTGATGCTCACCGAAGATGAACTCGCCAGAAGTGCCCCACTGGAACGTATCCTTCCAGCGCCCAATAGCCACCGGTATATTGGATTTACCGAACATCCTAGATATTATAATCGCTTGCTGGACGCCTGGGAGCATCGCTACTGTCACAATCGTGCCGAAGGAATCGCCTTGCTGCAGTCACTTTGCGAACAAAAAGTCCATCTACAGGTACCGCCGAGCACGCTGAAAAAG GACTCCAACAATAAACAACCAGACAGTACAAGTAACGAGAACGGTTCTCAGGATAGTGGCATCCAGTCAGACCCGGCTTGCTCCGAATTACAATCCCAAGAGTCCTGTTCTGCGTTTCATTCGCAAGAGTCAATCGATCATATTCCTGAAGCCGCCAGTACTACCAGTGCAACGCTACCTACGGCGACGGCAACAATGCAACAGCAGCAACCGGAAGAGAAGCAGAGAACCGCCGCGGATAGTATGAAGCTTGGTGACAAAATCAAGCTTATTCTAGACGATGCACTTCTGCTGAAGCAACAGCACTGTGGTGATACCGAAAATGCcattatagtagagcagtaa